From the genome of Pseudonocardia sp. EC080619-01:
CTGCGCGACAAGCTCTCCGGAGGTACCCCGTGACCGTCACGACCACGACCCTGGCCGCGGGGGTCGGATTCACCGAGGGACCGCTGTGGACCTCCGACGGGCGGCTCCTCGTCGTCGCGTTGTCGCGGGGTGCGGTGCTCGAGATCGGGCTCGACGGCGGCGTGAAGTCGAGCATCGATGTCGGTGGGGGCCCCAACGGGCTGGCCGAGGACGACCGTGGCGAGGTCTGGGTCGCCCAGAACGGGGGCGCGGTCCGGGCAAGCAGCTCGGAGCGGCCGGCCCGGCCGGGGCTCCAGCGCCTCGACGGGAACGGTGTCCGGGACGTGGCCGTGCCGGATGCGCAGGCCCCGAACGATCTCGCTCTCGGACCGGACGGCCGGATCTGGTTCACCGACCCGGGTCCGCCCGGAGACACCGCGCACGGCCGCGTCTGCGCCCTGGATCGGGAGACAGGGGCCGTCGAGGTGGTTCTGGGCGGCCTCGATTTCCCCAACGGTCTCGCCTTCGCCGCGGACGAGCTCTACCTCGCTCAAACCTCTCTCGGCGTGGTCAGCCGGTATCGCTGGGAGGGCGGACGCCTGGTAACTACCGGAGTCCCCCTGATGGTGCCGGAAGGTGGCCCTGACGGTCTGACTCTCGACGCGGAGGGGCGGATCTACGCCGCGGTTCCCGACGCGAACGCGGTGGTGGTGTTCGACCGGGACAGCGCAATCGTGGAAAAGATCGCGTTCGACGAACCCATGTTCCCGACCAATCTGTGCTTCGCCGGCCCGTCGCTGGACCTGCTGATCGTCACCGCGGCGAAGGGTGGGCGGGTGCTCGTCTGCGAGCGCACCGCGACAAGCCCGGGCCGCTGTCCTCGCGACGCTGGCGCAGTCTGAACGACGACGACGTCGCCGTTTGCGTCGAAGTGGTCCCACTGCCGAGCGCGCTCTTGGTGGCAGTGCCCCGCCGTCCACCGGCCCCGCCACGTTCCCGTAGGCCTCGCGGGTCCTCGAGGTGTTCGGCGACAGGGGCTCGTCCGTGGGAGCGATCGGCTGGCCTCGGGCCCGCAGGTTCGCGTCCACTGCTGGCGAGTGCCGTGCGGCAGGCGTGGCCAGCGACGCCGTCCTGACGTCTGCGTGCTTGCCCGTCGATGCGCACACCTCGCGCACATCGACGAGCAAGATCGGACGGTGGCCCGGCCGCGGTAGGTGGTCTGTCGGCGCTACATGTCGAGGCCGCGTGCCGCTTTCGCGACGACCTCCTCCTCGGTCGGTGGGCTCGGTGGGTGGTGGCTGAGGCATTGCGGGACGCGGATGCGCTGGAAGCCGGTGCCCTCGGATGCGACATAGAATTGGCCAGCGTCAAGCCGCGAGATGTCGTCGACGCGCCCTCCCTTGGCTCTGGCCAGCTCCGTGGCCGCTGCGATCTGGGCGGAGGCGTTGAGGAAGCCATAGAACTGGGTCGCCGCGTTGCCCGAGACGCGGTTGTGCAGCCCCTTCGGTGCCTGGGTAGCGAAGATCAGCCCGAGCCCGTACTTCCTGGCCTGTGACGCGAGGGCGATGGTGCTCGCGGTGCAGGCGGTGTAGGCCCCTGACGAGGCGAAGTTCTGCGCCTCGTCCATGACGAACAGACCACCCAGTGGTCGGTCACCGGCGGGGTTGGCCTTGATCCAGGAGAACAGCGCCATCTGGAGCTGGTTGACGAAGCTCTCGCGCTGCGCCGCCGCCGGAAGACCGACGAAGCTGATCACCGATACGCGTGCTCGCCGGCCGGGCGCGGGGGTCAGGAGCACACCGGGATCGAGGGGTTCTCCCGATCTACCGAGCAGCGGATCGTTGATCATCGCGGCGCGCAGGGCGTCGGGCATCTCCGCGGCCAGCCGCGCTCCGTTGCGGAGGCTGGTCAGCCCGTCGGGCAGTTCCTCGAGCAACCCGATGAAGCCGCCGAGCGAACTCCCGCCGTTGCGTGCGAAGTAGTTGAGGGTCTCGCGCAGCTCCGCCTCACCCTGCGAGTCCGGGTATGTCGGTGGCCACGTGTCATCAGTTCTGATCAGTGGTGCTAACGGCGTAGTGCCTGGCGGCGCTGAACGGCTGTCAGTTCCATATCTGCGCGCTCGGAAGGCCCGACATGGTCGACCGCAACGGACCGGTCAACGTCAACGTCAACGTGAGTCAGGCGAACACCCAGAACGCTGGTGGGGCGGGCGGCGGTGGGTGCCTGGGCTGCCTCGGCGTGATCAGCCTCGTCATGGTGGTCGGGTTCATCGGCAAGGCGTTCGAGGCCTCTCCGGTACTAGGCAGCGTGTTGGTGGGCGTCATCGTGCTGGCAGTGGTGTTCACCGTCGTCGGGAAGATCAGTGCCGCACAGGATGAGAAGCGAGCGGCTGCCGAGGCGCGGGCCGCCGGTATCCGTGCCGACATCGAGTCCAGGGCGACGGTCGACGCGATCGGGGGCTGTATGTGGTGCGGCCATGCCGGCGCGCACCGGGCCCAGAACGGGCACGCGGTGCATCCGCGCGACTGGCACGCACTCGATGTCGAGGAAGCGATCCGCGTCGCCGTCGGCGGCCCTGGGCACCCGGCGCCGACTCCCGTACCGCCTGCTCAGCCGCAGGAGGTTCGCGGGGATGTGGGCTCGTCGCCGTACTCGCCCGCATTCGCCACCGGCAACATCGATCACCGGTATCGCGAACGGTCCGAACCCGACGCCCGTCTGCTCGAGCAGCTGAGCTACGACGAGTCGGGTGAGTGCCAGTGGTGTGGCGCTCCGGTCCCGCACCGCAACGACACCGGTCGCATCGTCCACCCGGCCAGGTACCACCGGGCCGAATACGAGGCCGAGCGAGACGCTGGCGGCGCAGCGGGCAGGTAGCCGATCCGGCCGCACTGCCTGATCTCGTGGCGACCCGAGGCACGCGGGCGCTCGCCGATGCCCAAGACCGCAGCAACTCGGTAAGTCCGTCCGTTGGTGCGTTTCTCCGGGCCAACGCGCCGGCTCACCTGGTGCATTCGGGCAGTCCGAGAGTTGATCGAATCCTGGGTTAGCTCCAACACCACGTCCGCACATAGCGACTGATAGCACATCTGCGCAGATCGCTCACGAGGCGCTACGCTCGTAGCATGGGCGAGACCATCAAGCAGTCCCAGCTGCGCAACGACAACGCCGAGGTGATGAAACGGGTGGCCTCGGGCGAGTCGTTCACCGTCACGGTCAATGGGCAGCCGGTGGCGGACCTGGTGCCCCACCAGCGGCATCAGCGACGGACCGTGGTGCCGGCCGAGGAGATGGATCGACTGCTGGCCGACGACCCGGTCATCGATGCCGAGGCGTGGCGGCGAGATCGGGAAACGCTGTCCGACGACATCCAGGATCCGTACAGCGGACGCGAGCGGTGACCGGGCGGCACCATCACGTGCTGGTGGACACCTCGGTGTGGATCGAGCCGCCTTCCGACGGTTTCGCCGCCCACGCCGAGGGGTTGTCCACCAGCATCCTGGTGCTGGCCGAGCTGTACGACGGCCTCAACACCGCGCCCAATGCCCTGGAGCTACTGGCTCGACGCAGACGGCTGCAACGTATACAGGACAACTACACCGCCCTACCGGTGGA
Proteins encoded in this window:
- a CDS encoding ATP-binding protein; the protein is MLEELPDGLTSLRNGARLAAEMPDALRAAMINDPLLGRSGEPLDPGVLLTPAPGRRARVSVISFVGLPAAAQRESFVNQLQMALFSWIKANPAGDRPLGGLFVMDEAQNFASSGAYTACTASTIALASQARKYGLGLIFATQAPKGLHNRVSGNAATQFYGFLNASAQIAAATELARAKGGRVDDISRLDAGQFYVASEGTGFQRIRVPQCLSHHPPSPPTEEEVVAKAARGLDM
- a CDS encoding SMP-30/gluconolactonase/LRE family protein, whose product is MTVTTTTLAAGVGFTEGPLWTSDGRLLVVALSRGAVLEIGLDGGVKSSIDVGGGPNGLAEDDRGEVWVAQNGGAVRASSSERPARPGLQRLDGNGVRDVAVPDAQAPNDLALGPDGRIWFTDPGPPGDTAHGRVCALDRETGAVEVVLGGLDFPNGLAFAADELYLAQTSLGVVSRYRWEGGRLVTTGVPLMVPEGGPDGLTLDAEGRIYAAVPDANAVVVFDRDSAIVEKIAFDEPMFPTNLCFAGPSLDLLIVTAAKGGRVLVCERTATSPGRCPRDAGAV
- a CDS encoding type II toxin-antitoxin system Phd/YefM family antitoxin; the protein is MGETIKQSQLRNDNAEVMKRVASGESFTVTVNGQPVADLVPHQRHQRRTVVPAEEMDRLLADDPVIDAEAWRRDRETLSDDIQDPYSGRER
- a CDS encoding PIN domain-containing protein — protein: MTGRHHHVLVDTSVWIEPPSDGFAAHAEGLSTSILVLAELYDGLNTAPNALELLARRRRLQRIQDNYTALPVDLEVTEMYGAMAQMVRSVGRKPAPRAMDLLIAATAACHRLPLLTRNAADLKGLEAAVTVIPIH